Proteins encoded by one window of Vitis vinifera cultivar Pinot Noir 40024 chromosome 10, ASM3070453v1:
- the LOC104880504 gene encoding uncharacterized protein LOC104880504: MEKFIRTNSKKGALMVLLGIPLAVSAGIYFAMKYTEKKSDRLSPLVALHGGQQVLKRLIGYHGALAKMDLAEATMKRILIEDKSVLNQDKRKRPNIKKLERAIAELEMTSRAVKAADMLKCAFEDAEAKGNLHEAYEFQMLYVEMLIYMGQWDAALTCKCLEDQRITDARRPLFKAVINILSEKVSEGKKYWEEFREIRENMRLPETSEEDGPYILANNFDEFKKIVELLRQDIKNAKPV; encoded by the exons ATGGAAAAATTTATTAGGACTAACTCCAAGAAAGGAGCATTAATGGTTTTACTAGGAATTCCTTTGGCTGTCTCTGCAGGCATTTATTTTGCAATGAAGTACACGGAAAAAAAGAGTGATCGTCTTTCGCCCCTTGTCGCCCTGCATGGAGGCCAACAGGTCCTGAAGAGATTGATTGGTTATCATGGTGCTCTAGCAAAGATGGACCTTGCTGAAGCTACGATGAAGAGAATACTCATCGAAGACAAGAGCGTACTCAACCAAGACAAGCGCAAACGTCCTAATATTAAGAAGCTGGAG AGAGCTATTGCAGAGTTGGAAATGACCAGCAGAGCAGTTAAAGCAGCAGATATGCTTAAATGCGCATTTGAAGATGCAGAGGCCAAGGGAAACCTACATGAGGCTTACGAATTCCAGATGTTATATGTCGAAATGCTCATCTATATG GGACAATGGGATGCGGCTCTAACGTGCAAATGCTTGGAAGATCAGAGAATTACTGATGCACGTCGTCCACTTTTTAAG GCTGTAATTAACATATTGTCAGAGAAGGTTAGTGAGGGCAAAAAATATTGGGAAGAATTTAGAGAAATCCGGGAAAATATGCGTTTACCAGAGACTTCGGAGGAGGACGGGCCCTATATTCTTGCAAACAACTTTGATGAGTTCAAGAAGATCGTCGAGTTGCTGCGACAAGATATCAAGAATGCCAAGCCAGTATAA
- the LOC104880562 gene encoding B3 domain-containing protein At4g02870 — protein MKKTFYYNFFPTKAEEEEAAKSGSSDLNLPVKRELIEIRDFYPPPEADPANPWKIKKIVNNTDVLTGKLVLLQNDVFEHIFRYWSLDICNQVVKGNKVYTAVWDLTPEPNPIPYQNENIYFGKGPRDTYILGWLDVVRNAKVKSRDEVGLYWDQKTGTFHLKILRRGV, from the coding sequence ATGAAGAAAACCTTCTACTACAACTTCTTCCCAACGAAAGCTGAGGAAGAAGAGGCAGCCAAATCCGGCAGTAGCGACTTGAATCTCCCAGTGAAGCGGGAGCTCATCGAGATAAGGGACTTTTATCCCCCACCGGAAGCAGACCCTGCCAATCCATGGAAGATCAAAAAAATTGTGAACAATACCGATGTTCTTACAGGAAAACTTGTATTGCTGCAGAATGATGTATTTGAGcatatttttcgatactggagCTTGGACATTTGCAACCAGGTTGTGAAGGGTAACAAGGTTTATACTGCAGTGTGGGACCTTACCCCTGAGCCTAACCCAATCCCGTACCAAAATGAGAACATTTATTTTGGCAAAGGCCCTCGTGACACTTATATCCTGGGATGGTTGGATGTAGTTCGCAATGCTAAGGTCAAGTCTAGGGATGAGGTTGGTTTATACTGGGACCAGAAGACTGGAACTTTTCATTTGAAGATATTGCGTCGAGGGGTTTGA